A stretch of Desulfurivibrio alkaliphilus AHT 2 DNA encodes these proteins:
- a CDS encoding AtpZ/AtpI family protein has translation MAGERQEVWKLLTIFGTIGMTMVFSVFIGLGIGYFLDHKVFDGRTAPWLTLIFLGFGIAAAFKNLYVLSQRKDL, from the coding sequence ATGGCCGGCGAACGACAGGAAGTATGGAAGTTGCTGACCATTTTCGGGACCATCGGGATGACCATGGTCTTTTCGGTCTTCATCGGGTTGGGGATCGGTTATTTCCTCGATCACAAGGTTTTTGACGGGCGCACGGCCCCTTGGCTGACCCTGATTTTTCTCGGCTTCGGGATTGCTGCTGCCTTCAAAAACCTCTATGTTCTGAGCCAGAGAAAGGATTTATGA
- a CDS encoding ATP synthase subunit I → MTGGTEGADIPIRRVELISYLVLLAMALIGWLLLSPLAGISVLIGGFVVILSFQWLKRDAVRLSLNPTKQAKIRFMLKCLGRLVVLGLLFYYLVRYQQLHIPGFLVGLATVQIGIVLATISKMKRLLKEA, encoded by the coding sequence ATGACGGGCGGAACAGAGGGGGCCGATATTCCCATTCGCAGGGTAGAGTTGATCAGCTACCTGGTGCTGCTGGCCATGGCCCTGATCGGCTGGCTGCTGCTTTCACCGTTGGCCGGTATTTCCGTACTGATCGGTGGCTTTGTGGTTATTTTAAGCTTTCAATGGTTGAAAAGGGATGCCGTCCGGCTCTCCCTTAATCCCACCAAACAGGCCAAGATTCGCTTTATGCTCAAATGTTTGGGGCGGCTTGTGGTGCTGGGCTTGCTCTTTTACTATCTGGTTCGCTATCAACAGCTTCATATCCCGGGCTTTCTGGTGGGTCTGGCCACGGTCCAGATCGGTATCGTGCTGGCCACCATCAGCAAGATGAAACGACTTTTGAAGGAGGCGTAG